The following are from one region of the Novosphingobium humi genome:
- the rpsT gene encoding 30S ribosomal protein S20: protein MANTPQARKRIRRNERRAEINGARISRIRTFVKKVEAAIAGGDKTAAAAALHEAQPELARGVARGVLHKNTAARKYSRLTKAVAAL, encoded by the coding sequence ATGGCCAATACGCCGCAAGCCCGCAAGCGCATCCGCCGTAACGAGCGTCGCGCCGAAATCAATGGCGCCCGCATCAGCCGCATCCGCACCTTCGTCAAGAAGGTCGAAGCCGCGATCGCCGGTGGTGACAAGACCGCTGCTGCGGCCGCCCTGCACGAAGCCCAGCCTGAACTGGCTCGCGGCGTTGCTCGCGGCGTGCTGCACAAGAACACCGCTGCGCGCAAGTATTCGCGCCTGACCAAGGCGGTCGCCGCTCTCTGA
- the mutM gene encoding bifunctional DNA-formamidopyrimidine glycosylase/DNA-(apurinic or apyrimidinic site) lyase: protein MPELPEVETTLRGLATYLDGQRIARVETRREGLRRPFPADLVQVMTGATVTGLSRRAKYGLIHTDRGAVMVFHLGMSGRWRIDPDALEKHDHLVLTTEAGARLALNDARRFGSVDLVADAALGAWPAFAAMGPEPLGPELTPALLAARMKGRLSPVKQLLLDQAVVAGLGNIYVCEALHRAGISPLRLGRDVKKRELALLVPAIVDVLSESIAAGGSTIRDYAQPNGELGYFAANWRVYGREGEPCHACAAPIARVTQGGRSSFWCPACQK, encoded by the coding sequence ATGCCAGAGCTACCCGAAGTCGAAACCACCCTGCGCGGCCTTGCCACCTATCTGGACGGCCAAAGGATCGCGCGCGTCGAAACCCGCCGCGAGGGGCTGCGGCGCCCCTTTCCCGCCGATCTGGTGCAGGTGATGACCGGGGCCACGGTGACCGGCCTGTCGCGCCGGGCCAAATATGGGCTGATCCATACCGACCGGGGCGCGGTGATGGTGTTCCATCTGGGCATGTCGGGGCGGTGGCGGATTGATCCTGATGCGCTGGAAAAGCACGACCATCTGGTGCTGACCACCGAGGCGGGCGCGCGTTTGGCGCTCAATGATGCGCGGCGATTCGGCTCGGTCGATCTGGTGGCCGATGCGGCGCTGGGCGCATGGCCCGCCTTTGCCGCGATGGGGCCTGAACCTTTGGGGCCGGAATTGACCCCTGCCCTGCTGGCGGCGCGGATGAAGGGGCGCCTCAGCCCGGTCAAGCAATTGCTGCTCGATCAGGCGGTGGTGGCGGGCCTTGGCAATATCTATGTCTGCGAGGCGCTGCACCGGGCCGGAATCAGCCCGCTGCGACTGGGGCGCGATGTGAAGAAACGTGAACTGGCGCTGCTGGTGCCGGCCATCGTCGATGTCCTGTCCGAGAGCATTGCGGCGGGCGGCAGCACGATCCGCGATTATGCCCAGCCCAATGGCGAATTGGGCTATTTCGCGGCCAACTGGCGCGTCTATGGCCGCGAGGGCGAGCCGTGCCATGCCTGCGCCGCGCCCATTGCCCGCGTGACGCAGGGCGGGCGGTCCAGTTTCTGGTGTCCGGCCTGTCAGAAATAG